Proteins found in one Phocoena sinus isolate mPhoSin1 chromosome 19, mPhoSin1.pri, whole genome shotgun sequence genomic segment:
- the EXOC3L1 gene encoding exocyst complex component 3-like protein isoform X2 codes for MSQWWEYPALPRRPGGRAILKAKAICGGGRTGRLAKPGEFHIKLSSATQSRSGVQWRPMPTLFHLHLRGKTEKPSRQRCLRFLLITPTSLSFPEGAGQELSSFSVGPRRKLQLRGAPTLRALTWTFAPIPTSAPAPPAMDSAARDKMQPALPPGSSCPGPEWPEQERAEQLARGAALKWASGIFYRPEQLARLGQYRSREVQRTCSLEARIKSVVQSYLEGVKTGVRQLAWALEAVQGAREALGQAHGLLWGMAEAAQTLEPLREQVVQHKQLQAMSQLLPRLRAVPAALAHTQTLIDAQRLLEAYVSLRELEQLQEETWAPLGGLELPVFEGLRPLAEALGQAVEAAAGAAGQLAREDPALLVAAMRVAEVDAGRTTSLEQAARDWRQRCLRALQEGLEQIHFGTPLQPGPGALAEWLEALRVALPAELATAEALVAPCCPPHYNVVRLWAHTLHSGLRRCLQQLLEGPQLEAADAFTLLHWALHVYLGPEMMGSLELGPEADVSDLEPLLTLENIEQLEAIFVAKVQASVAQWLQKALDGDVAEWGREQEPDTDPSGFYHSPMPAIVLQILEENIRVTRMVSESLQRRVHGVALSELSAFLRSFSDALIRFSRDHLRGEATAPHYVPYLLATLNHQSALSSSVSVLQPDWVAPGALAPVEAALDELQRRICRLVLEALLAELQPLFAALPSRRWLSSPELLDDVCERTASFCQDFRHVRDPAVQLLLAEAERTVVLQYLRALMQGRLVCRGADERTQAAERLRHDAAQLRELFLGLGLEESVQCAPVLLALRELLNLRDPTLLGLEVAGLRQQFPDVSEDHVSALLDLRGDVSREQRLAALSSLQAGPQPSPPASGRALFSLVPAPAPPLSSCLPSGSCA; via the exons ATGAGCCAGTGGTGGGAGTACCCAGCTCTGCCAAGAAGGCCAGGGGGGAGGGCCATCCTCAAGGCCAAGGCTATCTGTGGAGGAGGGAGAACTGGACGCCTGGCCAAGCCTGGTGAGTTCCATATCAAACTGTCCTCTGCAACTCAGAGCAGGAGCGGTGTCCAGTGGAGGCCCATGCCTACCCTGTTTCACTTGCATCTGAGGGGCAAAACTGAGAAACCCAGCAGGCAAAGGTGTCTCAGGTTCCTTCTCATCACACCCACCTCCCTCTCATTTCCTGAGGGGGCTGGGCAAGAACTTTCCTCCTTCTCAGTGGGGCCTAGACGGAAGCTGCAACTCAGAGGCGCTCCCACTCTACGTGCTCTAACCTGGACCTTCGCCCCTATTCCTACCTCCGCTCCGGCTCCACCAGCCATGGACTCAGCAGCCAGGGACAAAATGCAGCCTGCACTTCCCCCTG GCTCTTCCTGCCCAGGGCCTGAGTGGCCGGAGCAGGAGAGGGCGGAGCAGCTGGCCCGGGGTGCAGCACTCAAGTGGGCCTCGGGCATCTTCTACCGGCCAGAGCAGCTGGCCAGGCTCGGCCAGTACCGTAGCCGCGAGGTGCAGCGTACCTGTTCCCTGGAAGCACGCATCAAG TCAGTGGTGCAGTCATACCTGGAGGGTGTGAAGACCGGTGTGCGGCAGCTGGCCTGGGCCCTTGAGGCCGTGCAGGGAGCCCGCGAAGCCCTGGGCCAGGCTCATGGGTTGCTCTGGGGTATGGCTGAGGCTGCACAGACCCTAGAGCCCCTGCGGGAGCAGGTTGTGCAACACAAGCAACTGCAGGCCATGTCTCAGCTGCTGCCCCGGCTGCGAGCTG TGCCTGCTGCATTGGCCCACACACAGACCCTGATTGATGCCCAGCGACTCTTGGAGGCATATGTGAGCCTTCGGGAACTGGAGCAGCTACAAGAGGAGACGTGGGCACCTCTCGGGGGCCTGGAGTTGCCAGTGTTCGAGGGGCTGCGCCCTCTGGCTGAGGCTTTGGGCCAGGCTGTGGAGGCGGCTGCAGGGGCTGCAGGGCAGCTGGCACGGGAGGATCCAGCCCTTCTGGTGGCTGCTATGCGTGTGGCCGAAGTGGACGCTGGGCGCACAACCTCCCTGGAGCAGGCTGCCCGGGACTGGCGGCAGCGCTGTCTGCGGGCACTACAGGAGGGCTTGGAGCAGATCCACTTTGGGACACCTCTGCAGCCTGGGCCAGGGGCACTAGCAGAGTGGCTGGAGGCTCTGCGGGTGGCTCTACCAGCAGAGTTGGCCACGGCTGAGGCACTGGTAGCACCCTGCTGCCCACCACACTACAACGTGGTCCGGCTGTGGGCCCACACCCTGCACAGCGGCCTGCGCCGCTGCCTGCAGCAACTCCTGGAAGGGCCTCAGCTGGAAGCTGCCGATGCCTTCACCTTGCTGCATTGGGCACTGCATGTATACCTGGG GCCAGAAATGATGGGGAGCCTGGAATTAGGGCCCGAGGCTGATGTGTCTGATCTGGAGCCCCTCCTGACCCTGGAGAACATCGAGCAGTTGGAGGCAATATTTGTGGCCAAAGTCCAG GCAAGTGTGGCCCAGTGGCTGCAGAAGGCACTGGACGGGGATGTAGCTGAGTGGGGCCGAGAGCAGGAGCCTGACACAGACCCATCTGGCTTCTACCACTCACCAATGCCAGCCATCGTGCTGCAG ATCCTGGAAGAGAACATTCGCGTGACCAGAATGGTCAGTGAGTCACTGCAGCGGCGGGTACATGGCGTGGCACTGTCAGAACTGAGCGCATTCCTAAGGAG CTTCAGTGATGCTCTGATCCGATTCTCCCGAGACCACCTCAGGGGGGAAGCAACGGCCCCTCATTACGTGCCCTACCTACTGGCCACCCTCAACCACCAATCAGCACTCAG CTCCTCCGTGTCCGTCCTGCAGCCCGACTGGGTGGCTCCAGGGGCCTTGGCTCCGGTGGAGGCAGCGCTGGACGAGTTGCAGAGGAGGATCTGCCGCCTGGTGTTGGAGGCGCTGCTGGCGGAGCTACAG CCCCTATTCGCTGCTCTGCCCTCTCGCCGGTGGCTGTCGAGCCCAGAGCTGCTGGATGACGTGTGCGAGCGGACCGCGAGCTTCTGCCAGGACTTCCGACACGTGCGGGATCCTGCGGTCCAG CTGCTGCTGGCTGAGGCGGAGCGTACCGTGGTGCTGCAGTACCTACGTGCGCTGATGCAAGGCCGCCTAGTGTGCCGCGGTGCTGACGAGCGGACCCAGGCGGCCGAGCGCCTGCGGCACGATGCCGCCCAGCTTCGGGAGCTTTTCCTCGGTTTG GGCCTGGAGGAGAGCGTTCAGTGCGCGCCAGTGCTGCTCGCCTTGAGGGAGCTGCTGAACCTCCGCGACCCCACGCTGCTTGGTCTCGAGGTGGCAGGCTTGCGTCAACAATTTCCCGACGTGAG CGAGGATCACGTCTCCGCCCTCTTGGACCTGCGCGGGGACGTGTCCCGAGAGCAGCGCCTGGCCGCACTCAGCTCTCTGCAGGCCGGCCCGCAGCCCTCGCCCCCAGCGAGTGGACGCGCACTCTTCAGCCTCGTGCCAGCACCTGCACCCCCGCtgtcctcctgcctcccctcgGGGTCCTGTGCCTGA
- the KIAA0895L gene encoding uncharacterized protein KIAA0895-like homolog, with protein sequence MVLDSGAQVYEQAPPSPPSSPSSLGHRLRPSDRDGTALYPWPRSLALPPALSVRSALRPRPEPQPFSELHLGHRGHMRRSESTYTVNSIGRRGGSTQGRAPPGQGRDPGGGTLRPAASLPHIAKTRKDAGRGASKSPCMLVALRPTNMDRERDKFFQSRYTYNPQFEYQEPMPTAVLEKHSEASGQFLHQAVGIIEAVLEKFGTYEHFEAATGGQLLTKCQIWSIVRKYMQKEGCAGEVVVQLSEDLLSQAVMMVENSRPTLAINLTGARQYWLEGMLRHEIGTHYLRGVNNARQPWHSAEGRLQYGLRPANPTEEGLASLHSVLFRKQPFLWRAALLYYTIHRAAHMSFRQLFQDLARYVQDADVRWEYCVRAKRGQTDTSLPGCFSKDQVYLDGIVRILRHRQTIDFPLLTSLGKVSYEDVDHLRPHGVLDNTRVPHFMQDLARYRQQLEHIMTTNRLDEAELGRLLPDD encoded by the exons ATGGTGCTGGACTCAGGGGCTCAGGTGTATGAGCAGGCACCCCCCAGCCCACCATCCAGTCCCTCATCCTTGGGCCATAGGCTGAGGCCCTCAGACCGAGATGGGACAGCACTGTACCCCTGGCCTCGGTCCCTGGCCTTGCCCCCGGCTCTCTCAGTCCGCTCAGCCCTGCGGCCCCGACCTGAGCCGCAGCCCTTCTCAGAGCTGCACTTGGGCCACCGTGGCCACATGCGTCGCAGTGAGAGCACCTACACCGTAAACAGTATTGGCCGGCGGGGGGGCAGCACCCAGGGTCGGGCGCCACCTGGACAGGGACGGGACCCAGGTGGGGGCACCCTGCGGCCTGCGGCCTCCCTGCCTCACATCGCTAAGACTCGAAAGGATGCAGGCCGTGGTGCCAGCAAGAGCCCCTGCATGTTGGTGGCTTTGCGGCCAACCAACATGGACCGTGAGCGGGACAAGTTCTTCCAGTCCCGTTACACCTACAACCCACAGTTCGAGTACCAGGAGCCCATGCCTACGGCTGTGCTGGAGAAGCACAGTGAGGCCTCTGGACAGTTCCTCCATCAG GCGGTTGGCATCATCGAGGCTGTCCTGGAGAAGTTTGGTACCTATGAGCACTTTGAGGCTGCGACTGGGGGCCAGCTGCTGACCAAGTGCCAGATCTGGTCCATTGTGCGCAAATACATGCAGAAGGAGGGCTGCGCTGGGGAG GTTGTGGTGCAGCTGAGTGAGGACCTGCTGTCCCAGGCAGTGATGATGGTGGAGAACAGCCGACCAACACTGGCCATCAACCTGACCGGAGCCCGCCAGTATTGGTTGGAGGGCATGCTGCGGCACGAGATAG GTACTCACTACCTGCGGGGCGTGAACAACGCGCGGCAGCCGTGGCACAGCGCCGAGGGCCGGCTGCAGTATGGGCTGCGGCCAGCGAACCCCACCGAGGAGGGCCTGGCCAGCCTGCACAGTGTCCTGTTCCGCAAGCAGCCCTTCCTGTGGCGCGCCGCGCTGCTCTACTACACCATCCACCGCGCCGCGCACATGTCCTTCCGCCAGCTGTTCCAGGACCTGGCGCGCTACGTGCAGGACGCCGACGTGCGCTGGGAGTACTGCGTGCGCGCCAAGCGCGGCCAGACTGACACCTCGCTGCCCG GCTGCTTCAGCAAGGATCAGGTGTACCTGGACGGCATCGTGCGCATTCTGCGGCATCGCCAGACCATCGACTTCCCGCTGCTGACCTCGCTGGGCAAG GTGTCCTATGAGGATGTAGATCACCTTCGGCCCCATGGGGTGCTGGACAACACCCGGGTGCCCCACTTCATGCAGGACTTAGCACGCTACCGGCAGCAGCTGGAGCACATCATGACCACCAACCGGCTGGATGAGGCAGAGCTGGGCCGCCTGCTGCCTGATGACTGA
- the LOC116743641 gene encoding nucleolar protein 3 isoform X7, which yields MGNTQERPSETIDRERKRLVETLQSDSGLLLDALLARGVLTGPEYEALDALPDAERRVRRLLLLVQSKGEAACRELLSCAQRTVRAPDPAWDWQHVGTGYRERSYDPPCPGHWTPEAAGSGTACPWLPRASDCDEARGPEDSEAAQSGTLEETEPELEAETPEGAEPELEPQMDPEPEPGTEPQPELEPEPDLEAGDESEDS from the exons ATGGGCAACACGCAGGAGAGGCCATCAGAGACGATCGATCGCGAGCGGAAACGCCTGGTAGAGACGCTGCAGTCGGACTCGGGGCTGCTGCTGGATGCGCTGCTGGCACGGGGCGTGCTCACCGGGCCCGAATACGAGGCATTGGACGCGCTGCCTGATGCCGAGCGCAGGGTACGCCGCCTGCTGCTGCTGGTGCAAAGCAAGGGGGAAGCCGCCTGCCGGGAGCTGCTGAGCTGCGCCCAGCGAACCGTGCGCGCGCCCGACCCCGCCTGGGACTGGCAGCACGTGGGCACGG GCTACCGAGAACGAAGCTACGACCCTCCATGCCCAGGCCACTGGACTCCTGAGGCAGCTGGCTCAGGGACCGCATGCCCCTGGCTGCCCAGAGCTTCAGATTGCGATGAGGCCCGGGGTCCTGAGGACTCCGAGGCAGCGCAATCCGGAACCCTCGAGGAAACTGAGCCAGAGCTGGAAGCTGAGACCCCTGAAGGGGCTGAGCCGGAGTTGGAACCCCAAATGGATCCTGAACCAGAGCCAGGGACAGAACCACAGCCAGAACTGGAGCCGGAGCCCGACCTAGAGGCTGGGGACGAATCTGAAG ATTCCTGA
- the EXOC3L1 gene encoding exocyst complex component 3-like protein isoform X1 has protein sequence MSQWWEYPALPRRPGGRAILKAKAICGGGRTGRLAKPGEFHIKLSSATQSRSGVQWRPMPTLFHLHLRGKTEKPSRQRCLRFLLITPTSLSFPEGAGQELSSFSVGPRRKLQLRGAPTLRALTWTFAPIPTSAPAPPAMDSAARDKMQPALPPGSSCPGPEWPEQERAEQLARGAALKWASGIFYRPEQLARLGQYRSREVQRTCSLEARIKSVVQSYLEGVKTGVRQLAWALEAVQGAREALGQAHGLLWGMAEAAQTLEPLREQVVQHKQLQAMSQLLPRLRAVPAALAHTQTLIDAQRLLEAYVSLRELEQLQEETWAPLGGLELPVFEGLRPLAEALGQAVEAAAGAAGQLAREDPALLVAAMRVAEVDAGRTTSLEQAARDWRQRCLRALQEGLEQIHFGTPLQPGPGALAEWLEALRVALPAELATAEALVAPCCPPHYNVVRLWAHTLHSGLRRCLQQLLEGPQLEAADAFTLLHWALHVYLGPEMMGSLELGPEADVSDLEPLLTLENIEQLEAIFVAKVQASVAQWLQKALDGDVAEWGREQEPDTDPSGFYHSPMPAIVLQILEENIRVTRMVSESLQRRVHGVALSELSAFLRSFSDALIRFSRDHLRGEATAPHYVPYLLATLNHQSALSSSVSVLQPDWVAPGALAPVEAALDELQRRICRLVLEALLAELQPLFAALPSRRWLSSPELLDDVCERTASFCQDFRHVRDPAVQLLLAEAERTVVLQYLRALMQGRLVCRGADERTQAAERLRHDAAQLRELFLGLVRIWGLEESVQCAPVLLALRELLNLRDPTLLGLEVAGLRQQFPDVSEDHVSALLDLRGDVSREQRLAALSSLQAGPQPSPPASGRALFSLVPAPAPPLSSCLPSGSCA, from the exons ATGAGCCAGTGGTGGGAGTACCCAGCTCTGCCAAGAAGGCCAGGGGGGAGGGCCATCCTCAAGGCCAAGGCTATCTGTGGAGGAGGGAGAACTGGACGCCTGGCCAAGCCTGGTGAGTTCCATATCAAACTGTCCTCTGCAACTCAGAGCAGGAGCGGTGTCCAGTGGAGGCCCATGCCTACCCTGTTTCACTTGCATCTGAGGGGCAAAACTGAGAAACCCAGCAGGCAAAGGTGTCTCAGGTTCCTTCTCATCACACCCACCTCCCTCTCATTTCCTGAGGGGGCTGGGCAAGAACTTTCCTCCTTCTCAGTGGGGCCTAGACGGAAGCTGCAACTCAGAGGCGCTCCCACTCTACGTGCTCTAACCTGGACCTTCGCCCCTATTCCTACCTCCGCTCCGGCTCCACCAGCCATGGACTCAGCAGCCAGGGACAAAATGCAGCCTGCACTTCCCCCTG GCTCTTCCTGCCCAGGGCCTGAGTGGCCGGAGCAGGAGAGGGCGGAGCAGCTGGCCCGGGGTGCAGCACTCAAGTGGGCCTCGGGCATCTTCTACCGGCCAGAGCAGCTGGCCAGGCTCGGCCAGTACCGTAGCCGCGAGGTGCAGCGTACCTGTTCCCTGGAAGCACGCATCAAG TCAGTGGTGCAGTCATACCTGGAGGGTGTGAAGACCGGTGTGCGGCAGCTGGCCTGGGCCCTTGAGGCCGTGCAGGGAGCCCGCGAAGCCCTGGGCCAGGCTCATGGGTTGCTCTGGGGTATGGCTGAGGCTGCACAGACCCTAGAGCCCCTGCGGGAGCAGGTTGTGCAACACAAGCAACTGCAGGCCATGTCTCAGCTGCTGCCCCGGCTGCGAGCTG TGCCTGCTGCATTGGCCCACACACAGACCCTGATTGATGCCCAGCGACTCTTGGAGGCATATGTGAGCCTTCGGGAACTGGAGCAGCTACAAGAGGAGACGTGGGCACCTCTCGGGGGCCTGGAGTTGCCAGTGTTCGAGGGGCTGCGCCCTCTGGCTGAGGCTTTGGGCCAGGCTGTGGAGGCGGCTGCAGGGGCTGCAGGGCAGCTGGCACGGGAGGATCCAGCCCTTCTGGTGGCTGCTATGCGTGTGGCCGAAGTGGACGCTGGGCGCACAACCTCCCTGGAGCAGGCTGCCCGGGACTGGCGGCAGCGCTGTCTGCGGGCACTACAGGAGGGCTTGGAGCAGATCCACTTTGGGACACCTCTGCAGCCTGGGCCAGGGGCACTAGCAGAGTGGCTGGAGGCTCTGCGGGTGGCTCTACCAGCAGAGTTGGCCACGGCTGAGGCACTGGTAGCACCCTGCTGCCCACCACACTACAACGTGGTCCGGCTGTGGGCCCACACCCTGCACAGCGGCCTGCGCCGCTGCCTGCAGCAACTCCTGGAAGGGCCTCAGCTGGAAGCTGCCGATGCCTTCACCTTGCTGCATTGGGCACTGCATGTATACCTGGG GCCAGAAATGATGGGGAGCCTGGAATTAGGGCCCGAGGCTGATGTGTCTGATCTGGAGCCCCTCCTGACCCTGGAGAACATCGAGCAGTTGGAGGCAATATTTGTGGCCAAAGTCCAG GCAAGTGTGGCCCAGTGGCTGCAGAAGGCACTGGACGGGGATGTAGCTGAGTGGGGCCGAGAGCAGGAGCCTGACACAGACCCATCTGGCTTCTACCACTCACCAATGCCAGCCATCGTGCTGCAG ATCCTGGAAGAGAACATTCGCGTGACCAGAATGGTCAGTGAGTCACTGCAGCGGCGGGTACATGGCGTGGCACTGTCAGAACTGAGCGCATTCCTAAGGAG CTTCAGTGATGCTCTGATCCGATTCTCCCGAGACCACCTCAGGGGGGAAGCAACGGCCCCTCATTACGTGCCCTACCTACTGGCCACCCTCAACCACCAATCAGCACTCAG CTCCTCCGTGTCCGTCCTGCAGCCCGACTGGGTGGCTCCAGGGGCCTTGGCTCCGGTGGAGGCAGCGCTGGACGAGTTGCAGAGGAGGATCTGCCGCCTGGTGTTGGAGGCGCTGCTGGCGGAGCTACAG CCCCTATTCGCTGCTCTGCCCTCTCGCCGGTGGCTGTCGAGCCCAGAGCTGCTGGATGACGTGTGCGAGCGGACCGCGAGCTTCTGCCAGGACTTCCGACACGTGCGGGATCCTGCGGTCCAG CTGCTGCTGGCTGAGGCGGAGCGTACCGTGGTGCTGCAGTACCTACGTGCGCTGATGCAAGGCCGCCTAGTGTGCCGCGGTGCTGACGAGCGGACCCAGGCGGCCGAGCGCCTGCGGCACGATGCCGCCCAGCTTCGGGAGCTTTTCCTCGGTTTGGTGAGAATCTGG GGCCTGGAGGAGAGCGTTCAGTGCGCGCCAGTGCTGCTCGCCTTGAGGGAGCTGCTGAACCTCCGCGACCCCACGCTGCTTGGTCTCGAGGTGGCAGGCTTGCGTCAACAATTTCCCGACGTGAG CGAGGATCACGTCTCCGCCCTCTTGGACCTGCGCGGGGACGTGTCCCGAGAGCAGCGCCTGGCCGCACTCAGCTCTCTGCAGGCCGGCCCGCAGCCCTCGCCCCCAGCGAGTGGACGCGCACTCTTCAGCCTCGTGCCAGCACCTGCACCCCCGCtgtcctcctgcctcccctcgGGGTCCTGTGCCTGA